The Lycium barbarum isolate Lr01 chromosome 10, ASM1917538v2, whole genome shotgun sequence genome includes a region encoding these proteins:
- the LOC132613547 gene encoding chaperone protein dnaJ 15-like: protein MAGSKMEGSSLPAVRRDPYEVLCVTKDSSDQEIKSAYRKLALKYHPDKNANNPEASELFKEVAYSYGVLSDPEKRRQYDMAGFEALDAEGIDMEIDLSNLGTVNTMFAALFSKLGVPIKTTVSANVLEEASNGTVTIRPLPIGASLSGKVEKQSAHFFGVTVSNEQAEAGLVVRVTSAAQSKFKLLYFEQDANGGYGLALQEDSEKTGKVTSAGMYFLHFQVYRMDSTVNALAMAKDPEAAFFKKLEGLQPCEVLELKAGTHIFAVYGDNFFKPANYVIEALCAKSYEDTTVKLKDLEAQILTKRNELRQFEIEYRKALAHFQEVTNRYTQEKQSVDEMLKQRDSIHSSFTVARSIANLSGSGSGHFSNGSSSKVLGEDYKTDSPGEDGSSDSKDKSSKKRWFNLNLKGSDKK, encoded by the exons ATGGCTGGTTCGAAAATGGAGGGTTCGTCGTTGCCAGCTGTAAGGCGAGACCCGTATGAGGTATTGTGTGTAACAAAGGATTCATCTGATCAGGAGATTAAAAGTGCTTATAGAAAGCTTGCTCTCAA GTATCATCCTGACAAGAATGCTAACAATCCTGAAGCTTCAGAACTCTTCAAGGAGGTTGCATACTCATATGGTGTTCTATCTGATCCAGAAAAAAGGAGACAATATGATATGGCAGGTTTTGAG GCTCTTGATGCTGAAGGAATAGATATGGAAATTGATTTATCCAATCTTGGAACAGTCAACACAATGTTTGCAGCATTGTTCAG CAAGTTGGGTGTTCCCATCAAAACGACTGTCTCTGCTAATGTTCTTGAAGAAGCTTCAAATGGAACGGTCACAATCCGCCCTCTTCCAATTGGGGCATCACTTAGTGGAAAG GTTGAAAAACAAAGTGCCCATTTTTTTGGTGTAACGGTTAGCAATGAACAAGCGGAGGCAGGGCTTGTAGTTAGAGTTACTTCAGCAGCTCAAAGCAAGTTTAAG CTACTGTATTTTGAACAAGATGCGAATGGGGGTTATGGCCTGGCTTTGCAG GAAGATAGTGAGAAAACGGGTAAGGTAACGTCAGCAGGAATGTATTTCTTGCACTTTCAGGTGTACAGAATGGATTCAACAGTAAATGCG TTAGCAATGGCTAAGGACCCTGAAGCTGCTTTCTTTAAGAAGCTGGAAGGCCTTCAACCTTGTGAGGTCTTGGAACTAAAAGCTGGCACTCACATATTCGCTGTTTATG GAGATAATTTCTTTAAACCTGCTAATTATGTAATTGAGGCTCTTTGTGCCAAGTCATATGAGGATACTACTGTTAAGCTCAAGGATCTCGAGGCTCAGATATTGACGAAGAGAAATGAGCTTCGGCAGTTCGAAATAGAATATAGAAAG GCATTGGCACACTTCCAGGAAGTGACCAACAGATACACCCAAGAGAAGCAGTCT GTTGATGAGATGCTGAAACAAAGAGACAGTATCCACTCTTCATTCACAGTTGCAAGGTCAATTGCTAATCTAAGTGGTAGTGGAAGCGGGCATTTCAGTAACGGAAGTAGCAGTAAAGTCCTTGGTGAAGATTATAAAACCGATAGTCCAGGGGAAGATGGTAGCTCAGACTCCAAGGACAAGTCATCGAAGAAAAGATGGTTCAACCTAAACCTCAAAGGATCAGATAAAAAGTAA
- the LOC132614738 gene encoding uncharacterized protein LOC132614738, whose product MPKKSSPVFQKVSNLLNISIFLAKMKKPIIPRLISLKRSKKMKKFSLLKHYNYGYVQEYEFSPSNTPLLQYYSRKKSLTKQRSYKDFCSVLFITKCLGMANDGEEKRKYPMLASMEDVRHFSDFGEEDDDDDDYSVDERAEKFIEKFYEDIKLQRQESLLEQFNALIDN is encoded by the coding sequence ATGCCTAAGAAAAGTTCCCCTGTTTTCCAAAAAGTTTCTAATCTATTAAACATATCCATTTTCCTAGCAAAAATGAAAAAACCCATAATCCCAAGACTAATTTCTCTCAAAAGATCAAAGAAAATGAAGAAATTTAGTCTCCTAAAGCATTACAACTATGGGTATGTTCAAGAATATGAGTTTTCTCCTTCAAACACACCATTACTTCAGTACTATAGTAGAAAAAAGTCACTCACAAAACAAAGGAGTTACAAAGATTTTTGCTCTGTTTTATTTATTACGAAGTGTTTGGGAATGGCGAATGACGGAGAAGAGAAAAGGAAGTATCCAATGTTAGCTTCAATGGAAGATGTTAGACACTTTTCAGATTTTGGTgaggaagatgatgatgatgatgattattcagTTGATGAAAGAGCTGAGAAGtttattgaaaagttttatgAAGATATTAAATTGCAAAGGCAAGAATCACTTTTGGAACAGTTCAATGCTTTGATTGATAATTGA